The proteins below are encoded in one region of Halalkalicoccus jeotgali B3:
- a CDS encoding AI-2E family transporter, with the protein MNKQRGFLLLAVCLSFLLGLYVLLPFLEYVLAAILLAYVLHPLHVRLAPRIGPRLSPVVLIGFSLVAVVAPFAYVFAALVRDLRAIAAGESGLRVAEVEGTIATYTGRSVDLERWIRVGAETIFEVSFSGLAELFGAALKASFGLALVLFLLYYLLKDGACFVAWLKETTPLPPDVTDRLYCRIDATTWAVIVGHVFVAFVQGMAGGIGLLLAGVPDPVFWTAVMILLALLPLIGAFLVWAPAGVYLLLIGHPYAGLFLLVYGIVVVSMIDNYVRPIIIDARARLNPGVILVGVFGGIYSLGFVGPIALGVLGATLSTFKNDYHRL; encoded by the coding sequence ATGAACAAACAACGGGGGTTCCTTCTTCTGGCCGTCTGTCTGTCGTTCCTGCTGGGTTTGTACGTTCTGCTCCCGTTTCTCGAGTACGTGCTGGCGGCGATCCTGCTGGCGTACGTCCTTCACCCGTTGCACGTTCGACTCGCCCCGCGAATCGGCCCGCGCCTCTCCCCGGTCGTGCTGATCGGCTTCTCGCTGGTCGCCGTCGTGGCACCGTTCGCGTACGTGTTCGCCGCGCTGGTCCGGGACCTCCGGGCGATCGCGGCGGGTGAAAGCGGGCTTCGGGTCGCCGAGGTCGAGGGAACGATCGCGACCTACACCGGTCGGTCGGTCGACCTCGAACGCTGGATCCGGGTCGGAGCCGAGACGATCTTCGAGGTCTCGTTCAGCGGCCTCGCGGAGCTGTTCGGGGCCGCGCTCAAGGCGTCGTTCGGACTCGCACTCGTGCTCTTTTTGCTTTATTACCTACTGAAAGACGGGGCGTGTTTCGTCGCGTGGCTGAAGGAGACGACGCCGCTTCCCCCGGACGTCACCGACCGCCTCTACTGTCGCATCGACGCGACCACCTGGGCGGTGATCGTCGGCCACGTCTTCGTCGCGTTCGTCCAAGGGATGGCCGGCGGGATCGGGCTGCTCCTCGCGGGGGTCCCCGATCCGGTCTTCTGGACGGCCGTGATGATCCTACTCGCGCTCCTCCCGTTGATCGGGGCGTTCCTCGTCTGGGCGCCCGCCGGGGTCTACCTGCTTCTGATCGGCCACCCCTACGCCGGCCTGTTCTTGCTCGTCTACGGGATCGTGGTGGTGAGCATGATCGACAACTACGTCCGGCCGATCATCATCGACGCGCGGGCGCGGCTCAACCCCGGCGTGATCCTCGTGGGCGTCTTCGGCGGGATCTACTCGCTCGGGTTCGTCGGCCCGATCGCGCTTGGGGTTCTGGGCGCGACCCTCTCGACGTTCAAAAACGACTACCACCGCCTCTGA
- a CDS encoding A/G-specific adenine glycosylase gives MSGSESLPGEIDRVRASLIEWYERDHRDFPWRRTEDPYAILVSEVMSQQTQLERVEEAWATFLERWPDPETLAAADRSAVVGFWTDHRLGYNNRAKYLHEAAGQVIKEFDGEFPEEPEGLQELQGVGPYTANAVASFAFDNGDAVVDTNVKRVLYRAFDVPDDDSAFEDVARALMPAGESRVWNNAIMELGGVACQKTPRCEEAGCPFREWCSAYATGDFTAPDVPTQPTFEGSRRQKRGRAIRILKEYDELPLDELGPRVRVDYGGEHGKEWLRGLVSDLADDGLVEVEGDRVRLRR, from the coding sequence ATGAGCGGGTCGGAGTCGTTGCCGGGGGAGATAGACCGAGTTCGTGCGTCGCTGATCGAGTGGTACGAGCGGGACCATCGCGACTTCCCGTGGCGACGGACCGAGGATCCCTACGCCATCCTCGTCAGCGAAGTGATGAGCCAGCAGACCCAACTGGAACGCGTCGAGGAAGCGTGGGCGACGTTCCTCGAACGCTGGCCCGACCCCGAGACGTTGGCGGCCGCGGACCGCTCGGCGGTCGTGGGTTTCTGGACCGACCACCGGTTGGGCTACAACAACCGCGCGAAGTACCTCCACGAGGCCGCCGGCCAGGTGATCAAGGAGTTCGACGGGGAGTTCCCCGAGGAGCCGGAAGGACTCCAAGAACTGCAGGGCGTGGGTCCGTATACCGCCAACGCGGTGGCGAGTTTCGCCTTCGACAACGGCGATGCGGTAGTCGATACGAACGTCAAGCGCGTGCTGTATCGGGCCTTCGACGTGCCCGACGACGATTCCGCCTTCGAGGACGTAGCGCGGGCGCTCATGCCCGCCGGGGAGTCGCGCGTTTGGAACAACGCCATCATGGAACTGGGCGGGGTGGCCTGTCAGAAAACGCCCCGTTGTGAGGAGGCGGGCTGTCCGTTCCGCGAGTGGTGTTCGGCGTACGCGACCGGCGACTTCACCGCGCCGGATGTCCCCACGCAACCGACGTTCGAGGGGTCACGCCGGCAGAAACGCGGGCGGGCGATTCGGATACTAAAGGAGTACGACGAACTCCCGCTCGACGAACTGGGGCCCCGCGTGCGGGTCGACTACGGCGGGGAGCATGGAAAAGAATGGCTCCGAGGGCTCGTCTCGGATCTCGCCGACGACGGACTGGTCGAGGTCGAAGGCGACCGGGTACGGCTCAGACGGTAG
- a CDS encoding NADPH-dependent FMN reductase, translating into MATPPHVAAITGSLREGSHTRRALRGALTGVEDAGATGELLDIVEYDLPVLNTDDDSTEGVEAFTAAVREADAVILGTPMYHGSYSGALKNALDHCGFDEFENKTVGLLAVSGGSFPITALDHLRSVCRALNAWVLPYQAAVPRSHSAFEGGEFVEEDTAERVRTLGRRTVQYADIEPDPACFESEQNVGATGDD; encoded by the coding sequence ATGGCCACGCCACCGCACGTCGCGGCGATCACCGGCAGCCTGCGCGAGGGCAGTCACACAAGAAGAGCGCTCCGCGGGGCCCTCACGGGCGTCGAGGACGCCGGAGCCACCGGCGAGTTGCTCGATATCGTCGAGTACGACCTGCCCGTATTGAATACCGACGACGACTCTACCGAGGGCGTCGAGGCGTTCACCGCGGCCGTCCGGGAGGCCGACGCCGTGATCCTCGGGACGCCGATGTACCACGGCTCGTACTCGGGCGCCCTGAAGAACGCGCTTGATCACTGCGGGTTCGACGAGTTCGAGAACAAGACTGTCGGATTGCTCGCCGTCTCGGGCGGGAGTTTCCCGATCACCGCACTCGACCATCTACGATCCGTCTGCCGGGCGCTGAACGCGTGGGTGTTGCCCTATCAGGCGGCCGTGCCCCGGTCACACAGCGCCTTCGAGGGCGGGGAGTTCGTCGAGGAGGACACCGCAGAACGGGTCCGGACGCTCGGGCGGCGAACCGTCCAGTACGCCGACATCGAACCCGACCCGGCGTGTTTCGAGAGCGAGCAGAACGTCGGCGCGACAGGCGACGACTGA
- a CDS encoding thymidine kinase, whose protein sequence is MHAITRSGWVEVIAGCMFAGKTEELLRRLRRAEIAGQEVAVFKPATDDRYGKATVGTHNGRQWDADVIGTDAEAVRAIPDRLNGEQVVAIDEANFFSPALVDVCEELANDGRRVIVSGTDQTFRGEPFEPLPQLLAIAEYVEKFQAICSVCGEPASRNQRLVDGEPARREDPTVMVGAEESYEARCRNCHVLRGE, encoded by the coding sequence GTGCACGCGATAACCCGTAGTGGCTGGGTCGAGGTGATCGCCGGCTGCATGTTCGCCGGTAAGACCGAGGAGCTGTTGCGGCGGCTGCGTCGCGCGGAGATCGCCGGCCAGGAGGTCGCCGTCTTCAAACCCGCCACCGATGACCGCTACGGGAAGGCCACGGTCGGGACGCACAACGGCCGCCAGTGGGACGCCGACGTGATCGGGACCGACGCCGAGGCGGTTCGCGCGATCCCCGACCGGCTGAACGGCGAGCAGGTCGTCGCGATCGACGAGGCGAACTTCTTCTCGCCCGCGCTCGTGGACGTCTGTGAGGAGCTGGCGAACGACGGCCGCCGGGTGATCGTCTCGGGCACCGACCAGACGTTCCGCGGCGAGCCCTTCGAACCGCTGCCCCAGCTGCTGGCGATCGCCGAGTACGTCGAGAAGTTCCAGGCGATCTGTTCGGTCTGTGGCGAGCCCGCGAGCCGGAACCAGCGGCTGGTCGACGGCGAGCCCGCCCGCCGCGAGGATCCGACCGTCATGGTCGGCGCCGAGGAGTCCTACGAGGCGCGATGTCGCAACTGTCATGTCCTGCGTGGCGAATAG
- a CDS encoding YIP1 family protein: MTQWVADPRGGRGRGPRAIARAWVEVLVRPRRFFRVGVAPADQAPGLLFAVGVVSLASLLRLALAGETVVGAPYPTFGGQRVLSVVLVFSVIVALVAPLVLHLTAALQTLLLLPFAPDRAGVSETVQVIAYATAPCVFVGVPLAPLQALAAGYGAALFVLGISEVHAVSLPRAAALCALPAAAVFGIGFGGFDATETAFLIPLFGR; this comes from the coding sequence GTGACACAGTGGGTTGCGGATCCGAGGGGCGGGCGCGGTCGCGGCCCGCGGGCGATCGCCCGCGCGTGGGTCGAGGTACTGGTCCGCCCCCGTCGGTTCTTCCGGGTCGGCGTCGCCCCCGCCGACCAGGCGCCCGGACTCCTCTTCGCCGTGGGCGTGGTCTCGCTGGCCTCCCTGCTCCGGCTGGCGCTCGCCGGCGAGACGGTCGTCGGCGCCCCGTACCCGACGTTCGGCGGCCAGCGAGTCCTCTCGGTCGTCCTCGTCTTCTCGGTGATCGTCGCGCTGGTCGCCCCGCTCGTCCTCCACCTCACCGCGGCGCTCCAGACCCTCCTGCTCCTCCCCTTTGCCCCCGACCGCGCGGGGGTCAGCGAGACCGTTCAGGTGATCGCCTACGCCACCGCGCCCTGCGTGTTCGTCGGAGTTCCGCTTGCCCCCCTTCAGGCGCTCGCGGCGGGCTACGGGGCGGCGCTGTTCGTACTCGGGATCAGCGAAGTCCACGCCGTCTCGCTCCCGCGAGCGGCGGCGCTGTGTGCGCTGCCGGCGGCGGCCGTCTTCGGGATCGGGTTCGGCGGGTTCGACGCGACCGAAACCGCGTTTTTGATCCCGCTGTTCGGGCGGTGA
- a CDS encoding DHH family phosphoesterase yields the protein MDHCIICGTSVDGVVCRSHQEDVAFRFTGTRPDQLTPGRFYQGTVDGFADFGVFVDIGDSVTGLLHRSELDRRLESLDWDEGDTVYVQVTGVQDNGNVDLSWSIRQSTREFRGEVIDSPDGDTLPENDEPVADEAEPEPEIETESEPEPEPEPTDESAPHDEEPEASTNGGSASVEPKTTAEPIESGPPERVTVETLTESVGERIRIEGRVVDVRQTGGPTIFEVRDETGIAECAAFKEAGVRAYPEIEVGDLIRLTGEVERRRGDVQVETESLKPLAEADAEAVVERLDDALESKAHPGEVEPLVEDPALEELGESIADAAGAIRRAIIESRPIVLRHTATADGYVAGAAIERAVLPLVREQHDREDAQYHYFDRQPLEGEDYDMAGATNDVTRMLDNRARHDEKLPLVVLVDTGSTAESRDGIELLDVYDVDRLVIDADPGFETSDLVEGVVPDEAGLTTTVLAATVACGVGEVREEIAHLPAVSYWEEAPDRYADLARDAGYDADTARELREAVALEAYYQAYEDKRELVADLLFAGDEDVRSLASHVSEQFRAKLDDELETVRSHVETREDDDVTVALLDTDAFTHRFDFPPTALLLDALFRDLREEHERLAVVGLDEADLQIRTTESLDVRELGERVAERVPEGGVFTSGVRRGRLSYLIGEREAVREAAIEEVATLAA from the coding sequence ATGGATCACTGTATCATCTGCGGCACCTCGGTCGATGGGGTCGTCTGCCGTTCACACCAGGAGGACGTCGCCTTCCGATTCACCGGTACCCGCCCGGACCAACTCACCCCCGGTCGGTTCTACCAAGGAACCGTCGACGGCTTTGCCGACTTCGGCGTTTTCGTCGACATCGGCGACTCCGTCACCGGCCTGTTGCACCGAAGCGAACTCGACCGGCGCCTCGAGAGCCTCGACTGGGACGAGGGCGACACCGTCTACGTCCAGGTCACGGGCGTTCAGGACAACGGCAACGTCGATCTCTCGTGGTCGATCCGCCAGTCCACCCGCGAGTTCCGCGGCGAGGTGATCGACAGCCCCGACGGAGATACACTCCCCGAAAACGACGAACCGGTCGCTGACGAGGCCGAGCCCGAACCTGAAATCGAGACCGAGAGCGAGCCCGAACCCGAACCTGAACCCACTGACGAGAGCGCCCCTCACGACGAGGAGCCCGAGGCCTCGACCAACGGCGGGAGCGCGAGCGTCGAGCCCAAAACGACCGCCGAGCCGATCGAATCGGGCCCGCCCGAACGCGTGACCGTCGAGACGCTCACCGAATCCGTCGGCGAACGCATCCGCATCGAAGGACGAGTCGTCGACGTCCGCCAGACCGGCGGGCCAACGATCTTCGAGGTGCGCGACGAGACCGGCATCGCCGAGTGTGCGGCGTTTAAGGAGGCCGGCGTCCGGGCCTACCCCGAGATCGAAGTCGGCGACTTGATCCGTCTCACCGGGGAAGTCGAGCGCCGTCGGGGCGACGTGCAGGTCGAAACCGAATCGCTCAAACCGCTCGCCGAGGCCGACGCCGAGGCGGTCGTCGAGCGGCTCGACGACGCGCTCGAATCGAAGGCCCACCCCGGCGAGGTCGAGCCACTCGTCGAAGACCCGGCCCTCGAAGAGCTCGGCGAGTCCATCGCCGACGCCGCCGGCGCGATCCGGCGGGCGATCATCGAATCCCGGCCCATCGTGCTGCGCCACACCGCGACCGCCGACGGCTACGTCGCCGGGGCGGCCATCGAACGCGCGGTCCTCCCGCTGGTCCGCGAGCAACACGACCGCGAGGACGCCCAGTACCACTACTTCGACCGCCAGCCCCTGGAAGGCGAGGACTACGACATGGCCGGGGCGACGAACGACGTCACCCGGATGCTCGACAACCGCGCGCGCCACGACGAGAAACTGCCGCTGGTGGTACTCGTCGACACCGGCAGCACCGCCGAATCGCGCGACGGCATCGAGCTGCTCGACGTCTACGACGTCGACCGACTCGTGATCGACGCCGATCCCGGCTTCGAGACGAGCGATCTGGTCGAGGGCGTCGTGCCCGACGAGGCGGGACTCACGACGACCGTGCTCGCCGCGACCGTCGCCTGCGGCGTCGGCGAGGTACGAGAGGAGATCGCTCACCTGCCCGCCGTCAGCTACTGGGAGGAGGCCCCCGACCGATACGCCGACCTCGCACGCGACGCGGGCTACGACGCCGATACCGCCCGTGAACTCCGCGAGGCGGTCGCACTGGAGGCGTACTACCAGGCCTACGAGGACAAGCGCGAACTCGTCGCGGACCTGCTCTTTGCCGGCGACGAGGACGTCCGCAGCCTCGCTTCCCACGTCAGCGAACAGTTCCGCGCGAAACTCGACGACGAACTCGAGACGGTCCGCTCGCACGTCGAGACGCGCGAGGACGATGACGTTACGGTCGCGCTCCTCGATACGGACGCCTTCACCCATCGCTTCGACTTCCCACCGACGGCGCTGTTGCTCGACGCGCTGTTTCGCGACCTGCGCGAGGAACACGAGCGACTCGCCGTCGTCGGCCTCGACGAGGCCGACCTCCAGATCCGCACGACCGAATCCCTCGACGTCCGAGAACTCGGCGAGCGGGTCGCCGAACGCGTCCCCGAGGGTGGCGTGTTCACCTCCGGCGTCCGGCGCGGTCGCCTCTCCTATCTGATCGGCGAGCGCGAGGCGGTCCGCGAGGCGGCCATCGAGGAGGTCGCCACGCTCGCCGCGTAG
- a CDS encoding tRNA uridine(34) 5-carboxymethylaminomethyl modification radical SAM/GNAT enzyme Elp3 produces MSTDVEPAESEAFEKACEELAERVLAGEIEREDVESAKLEVCSEFSSPKVPTNGDILAKAPDDRREQAEAVLRRKPVRTASGVSPVAIMTSPHMCPHGKCLYCPGGPASEFDSAQSYTGHEPAAARGVQNDYDPYGQVTLRLAQLREIGHPVDKVELILMGGTMTARSHDYQEHFVKRALEAMNDFDPENPPEPTEGESFAQSHDEYDFSYLEDVIAENETNGVRNIGTTFETKPDWCDPEQIDRMLDLGGTKVEVGVQTTYERINREMHRGHGAQASIDANRRLRDAAFKVGFHMMPGQPGMSLDMCREDFQQLFEDANWRPDYLKIYPNLVVRGTRTYDMWRREEFDPLTNEQAAELVAEIKAMLPKYVRLQRVQRDIPADFIDAGVWKSNLRQLARKRMAEHGWTCDCIRCREVGMNDAEPQNVELDIMTYEAVGGIEKFVSFEDPDNDLLVGFCRLRFPGETVRRELENAALIRELHVYGNELGVGTASDADWQHKGYGRRLMATAEDLAREAGFGKLSVISGIGAREYYKNKLGYHQDGPYVSKRL; encoded by the coding sequence ATGAGCACCGACGTCGAGCCAGCGGAATCCGAGGCCTTCGAGAAGGCCTGCGAGGAACTCGCCGAGCGCGTCCTCGCCGGCGAAATCGAGCGCGAAGACGTCGAATCCGCCAAACTCGAGGTCTGTTCGGAGTTCTCCTCGCCGAAGGTACCGACCAACGGTGACATCCTCGCGAAAGCACCCGACGACCGCCGCGAGCAAGCCGAGGCGGTGCTTCGCAGGAAGCCCGTGCGCACCGCCTCGGGGGTCTCGCCGGTGGCGATCATGACCTCGCCACATATGTGTCCCCACGGGAAGTGTCTCTACTGTCCCGGCGGCCCCGCTTCGGAGTTCGACAGCGCCCAGAGCTACACGGGCCACGAGCCCGCCGCGGCCCGCGGGGTCCAGAACGATTACGACCCCTACGGACAGGTCACGCTCCGGCTCGCCCAACTCAGGGAGATCGGTCACCCCGTCGATAAGGTCGAACTCATCCTGATGGGCGGGACGATGACCGCCCGGAGCCACGACTACCAGGAGCACTTCGTCAAGCGCGCACTGGAGGCGATGAACGACTTCGATCCGGAGAACCCGCCCGAGCCGACCGAAGGCGAGAGTTTCGCCCAGAGTCACGACGAGTACGACTTTTCGTATCTAGAGGACGTGATCGCCGAGAACGAGACGAACGGCGTGCGAAACATCGGCACCACCTTCGAAACCAAGCCCGACTGGTGTGACCCCGAGCAGATCGACCGGATGTTGGATCTCGGGGGGACGAAAGTCGAGGTCGGCGTCCAGACCACCTACGAGCGCATCAACCGGGAGATGCACCGCGGGCACGGGGCACAAGCGAGCATCGACGCCAACCGCCGGCTGCGCGACGCGGCGTTCAAGGTCGGCTTTCACATGATGCCCGGCCAGCCCGGCATGAGCCTCGATATGTGCCGGGAGGACTTCCAGCAGCTGTTCGAGGACGCGAACTGGCGACCCGACTACCTCAAGATCTACCCCAACCTCGTCGTCCGGGGGACCCGGACCTACGATATGTGGCGCCGCGAGGAGTTCGACCCGTTGACCAACGAACAGGCCGCCGAACTGGTCGCGGAGATCAAGGCGATGCTCCCGAAATACGTCCGCCTTCAGCGCGTCCAGCGGGACATCCCCGCGGACTTCATCGACGCAGGCGTCTGGAAGTCGAACCTCCGGCAACTGGCCCGGAAACGGATGGCAGAACATGGCTGGACTTGTGACTGCATCCGGTGTCGGGAGGTCGGGATGAACGACGCCGAACCCCAAAACGTCGAACTCGATATCATGACCTACGAGGCGGTGGGGGGTATCGAGAAGTTCGTCAGTTTCGAGGACCCCGACAACGACCTGCTGGTCGGCTTCTGTCGCCTGCGATTCCCCGGCGAGACGGTGCGTCGGGAGCTCGAAAACGCCGCGTTGATCCGTGAGCTACACGTCTACGGCAACGAACTCGGCGTTGGCACGGCGAGCGACGCCGACTGGCAGCACAAGGGCTACGGCCGCCGACTGATGGCGACAGCCGAAGACCTCGCACGCGAGGCCGGCTTCGGGAAGCTAAGCGTCATCTCGGGAATCGGCGCCCGCGAGTACTACAAGAACAAACTCGGCTACCATCAGGACGGTCCGTACGTCTCGAAGCGCCTCTGA
- a CDS encoding DUF4013 domain-containing protein → MIAEAIGYLQEDDDAATTVLLGGVLTLFGFLLVPLFAVAGYLIRVLDRTARGDDEPPAFDEWGALIVDGLKASIIAFVYALVPTAVLLAFLVSGGLLGASGSDVLGAIAGIGVLLGLLVWFALTLLVAYAVPAALANFAETRRLGAGFESATMRRVLVDKTYATGWLSAFVIVVAGGVVTSVLSMVPVLGLVAGAFVGFYTAVAAYYVVGHTWGEIRHPPMRQRPEISEQAGI, encoded by the coding sequence ATGATCGCGGAAGCGATCGGCTACTTACAGGAAGACGACGACGCCGCCACGACGGTGTTGCTGGGCGGGGTACTGACGCTGTTTGGCTTCCTGCTCGTGCCGCTGTTCGCGGTCGCGGGCTACCTCATTCGGGTACTGGACCGCACGGCTCGGGGCGACGACGAGCCGCCGGCCTTCGACGAGTGGGGAGCGCTGATCGTCGACGGTCTGAAGGCGAGCATCATCGCGTTCGTCTACGCGCTGGTCCCGACGGCCGTCCTGCTCGCGTTTCTCGTGAGCGGCGGTCTGCTCGGCGCGAGCGGCAGCGACGTGCTGGGCGCGATCGCCGGCATCGGGGTCCTGCTCGGTCTGCTCGTCTGGTTCGCGTTGACCCTGCTGGTCGCCTACGCGGTTCCCGCCGCGCTGGCGAACTTCGCCGAAACCCGACGCCTCGGCGCCGGCTTCGAATCCGCGACCATGCGGCGGGTGCTCGTCGATAAGACCTACGCGACCGGCTGGCTGAGCGCCTTCGTGATCGTCGTCGCCGGCGGGGTCGTGACGAGTGTCCTGAGTATGGTTCCCGTCCTCGGGTTGGTCGCGGGTGCGTTCGTGGGGTTCTACACCGCCGTGGCGGCCTACTACGTCGTCGGGCACACCTGGGGCGAGATCCGGCATCCCCCCATGCGCCAACGCCCCGAGATCAGCGAGCAAGCCGGGATCTGA
- a CDS encoding HVO_2922 family protein: protein MGEETLFEYEADRSRSEIAAYLRALAAEIDGDGPVVFRDGEYAVAVGLPERAELDVEVEREYEDGTDESEFQIELEIEFEEGDEAGAERIDEPAEPAVGVQFSPDDEEHPEPSQGRFEVYRDRAGEWRWRLVHRNGNIIADGGEGYSSKRNAIKGLRSVQHNAPGAGVEEVE from the coding sequence ATGGGCGAGGAGACTCTCTTCGAATACGAAGCCGATCGGAGCCGGAGCGAAATCGCGGCCTATCTGCGGGCGTTGGCCGCCGAGATCGACGGTGACGGCCCCGTGGTGTTTCGCGACGGCGAGTACGCGGTGGCGGTAGGGCTCCCCGAACGGGCCGAACTGGACGTCGAAGTCGAGCGCGAGTACGAGGACGGGACCGACGAAAGCGAGTTCCAGATCGAACTCGAGATCGAGTTCGAGGAAGGGGATGAAGCGGGTGCCGAACGGATCGACGAGCCGGCCGAACCCGCCGTCGGGGTCCAGTTTTCGCCCGACGACGAGGAGCATCCGGAACCAAGCCAGGGTCGGTTCGAGGTCTACCGGGACCGTGCGGGCGAGTGGCGCTGGCGGCTCGTCCACCGCAACGGCAACATCATCGCCGACGGCGGCGAGGGCTATTCGAGCAAGCGAAACGCGATCAAGGGCCTGCGCAGCGTCCAGCACAACGCTCCCGGCGCGGGGGTCGAGGAGGTCGAGTGA
- a CDS encoding SHOCT domain-containing protein yields MSSETPGDRLRENAVSVASMLVVGVGLLSLFTGIGPFWLVFLLGFLVFVPLIALLFGNEQERAEWWDGMWGDTDWEDWGKWWDGSTERKDDAPGPARPEPPAAGSMSNRDALQTLRYRYAQGDLTDEQFERKLERLLETDTIENAEDRRRARERLYER; encoded by the coding sequence ATGAGCAGCGAGACGCCGGGCGATCGCCTACGTGAGAACGCCGTGTCGGTCGCGAGCATGCTGGTCGTCGGTGTTGGGCTCCTCTCGCTCTTTACCGGAATCGGCCCGTTCTGGCTCGTCTTCCTGCTTGGGTTCCTGGTTTTCGTTCCGCTGATCGCGTTGCTGTTCGGCAACGAACAGGAACGTGCGGAGTGGTGGGACGGCATGTGGGGAGATACCGACTGGGAGGACTGGGGCAAGTGGTGGGACGGGTCGACGGAGCGAAAGGACGACGCTCCGGGACCCGCCCGCCCCGAACCGCCTGCGGCCGGGTCGATGTCGAACCGCGACGCCCTCCAGACGCTACGCTATCGGTACGCACAGGGCGACCTCACCGACGAGCAGTTCGAGCGCAAACTCGAACGGCTGCTCGAAACCGACACCATCGAGAACGCCGAGGACAGACGACGAGCGCGCGAGCGCCTCTACGAACGATAG